A DNA window from Christiangramia salexigens contains the following coding sequences:
- a CDS encoding NAD(P)-dependent oxidoreductase yields MRILIIGGTGKTGKELIKQALAEGHELNVLVRKPSRIKLSHPALKIFKGNILKPESFGEAFKDRDAVLSALGHKRFFIKTRILSQGTRNIIQAMEKNQIKRLICITSLGINDSRYKLGLYYTLFTIPVILWFYFKDKELQERLIIESQLDWTIIRPGQLTNGKLRTNYYHGVDAGSFILTKFISRASVAHFMLWELKENRYVLRTPGITN; encoded by the coding sequence AAACAAGCTTTAGCTGAAGGCCACGAGCTTAACGTCTTAGTGCGCAAACCTTCCAGGATCAAACTCTCACACCCGGCCTTAAAGATTTTTAAAGGCAATATTCTAAAACCCGAAAGTTTCGGGGAGGCCTTTAAAGACCGGGATGCTGTTCTTTCAGCGCTGGGGCATAAACGGTTTTTTATAAAAACCCGAATTTTATCTCAAGGCACAAGGAACATCATTCAGGCCATGGAAAAGAATCAAATAAAGCGGCTTATTTGTATTACTTCCTTAGGAATAAATGATAGCAGGTATAAGCTAGGACTTTATTACACACTTTTTACTATCCCAGTTATTCTCTGGTTTTATTTTAAAGATAAAGAGCTTCAGGAGAGGCTTATTATAGAAAGTCAACTGGACTGGACCATTATTAGACCCGGGCAATTAACCAACGGTAAATTGCGAACGAACTATTACCATGGGGTGGATGCAGGAAGTTTTATTCTAACAAAATTCATATCCAGGGCATCGGTAGCTCATTTTATGTTGTGGGAGCTAAAAGAAAACAGGTATGTTTTACGTACCCCTGGCATTACAAATTAG